One stretch of Streptomyces sp. A2-16 DNA includes these proteins:
- a CDS encoding helix-hairpin-helix domain-containing protein translates to MSTEPEPTEKTEPGTRGTAPEPEGAEGEPGLSEDADGAGAGEGASAVSPDGEGAGEPGAAEGEDGDSAGGDPDGAAKGKLSEAEAELAAQRIERERIARRKAEKQGPVESGAKLSGKAADLLAAVRAVESGAKPVAAVFSEPEPPRRPAQEPVRPRPVSAEPAGAPGAVGAPGSVGATAPRTVEAVRRVLAEGGAPEALAPQVAAVLGDGADDELRADPWQLLRVTGVRPEQADGFARALLGADCAPDDERRGRAVTVWLLEQAALAGHTALEMPALTAALAQRGVPDAEAAVQSTIAEAEALVFQDALDPAAPEPAEDEEGAERPVRILVGLERYALAEESLADGLARLINSVPKEDGSAEDWERAAASARGSAAELIRAVAAGGLVLHTGGEASRAEPAALLAAARGLGLRAWAATHSPLGRDRFGALLEAALSSAPGGPWSDAEPSDRTTQADSPDSSGSPDSPDSGRTVVTVAGLLSGAEGPGRDADGAFDLDLLVVLDAPQLDVESAALLVESLPDGARLVLGGDPAVLWSAGPGRVFADLLAARICPQVASRRPDPGPLGELISGIGIGELNKVEAPGKEVVIVPVRDAGEAVHRTVQLVADSVPRAFGIPAEETQVITPGHGGAAGTRALNAALKERLNPGPGRFGGFDPGDRVAYSPVPGRTLPGHVVRADAEGLHLTCAGEPVVVPKERVEQSVRHGWAMTAHQAVGGRWPAVVAVLPGDAAQTLSRPWVYTAFGRADRHLSVVQGAEQALPRAVAEIPAKPRTTRLPTLLGAPAAT, encoded by the coding sequence GTGAGCACGGAGCCGGAGCCCACGGAGAAGACCGAGCCGGGGACGCGGGGCACCGCGCCGGAGCCGGAGGGCGCGGAGGGGGAGCCGGGTCTGAGCGAGGATGCGGACGGCGCCGGGGCCGGGGAGGGCGCGAGCGCGGTCTCACCGGATGGCGAGGGCGCCGGGGAACCGGGGGCGGCCGAGGGCGAGGACGGCGACTCGGCGGGCGGTGACCCGGACGGAGCGGCCAAGGGGAAGTTGTCCGAGGCCGAGGCCGAGTTGGCGGCGCAGCGGATCGAGCGGGAGCGGATCGCCCGGCGGAAGGCCGAGAAGCAGGGCCCCGTCGAGAGCGGGGCCAAGCTCAGCGGGAAGGCGGCCGATCTGCTCGCCGCCGTACGGGCGGTGGAGAGCGGGGCGAAGCCCGTGGCCGCCGTCTTCAGCGAGCCCGAGCCGCCGCGTCGGCCCGCGCAGGAGCCGGTGCGGCCCCGCCCGGTGTCGGCGGAGCCCGCCGGCGCCCCCGGTGCGGTCGGTGCCCCCGGTTCCGTCGGTGCGACCGCACCGAGGACCGTGGAGGCCGTGCGGCGGGTGCTGGCCGAGGGCGGGGCGCCGGAGGCCCTCGCTCCGCAGGTCGCCGCGGTCCTCGGGGACGGCGCCGACGACGAGCTGCGCGCGGATCCCTGGCAGTTGCTGCGGGTCACGGGCGTACGGCCCGAACAGGCCGACGGGTTCGCGCGGGCGCTGCTCGGCGCGGACTGCGCGCCGGACGACGAGCGGCGGGGGCGGGCGGTCACCGTCTGGCTCCTGGAGCAGGCGGCGCTCGCCGGGCACACCGCGCTGGAGATGCCGGCGCTCACCGCGGCGCTGGCCCAGCGAGGCGTGCCGGACGCCGAGGCGGCCGTGCAGAGCACGATCGCCGAGGCCGAGGCCCTCGTCTTCCAGGACGCCCTCGATCCGGCGGCCCCGGAGCCCGCGGAGGACGAGGAGGGGGCGGAGCGGCCCGTCCGGATCCTGGTCGGGCTCGAGCGGTACGCCCTCGCGGAGGAGAGCCTCGCCGACGGTCTGGCCCGGCTGATCAACTCCGTGCCCAAGGAGGACGGTTCGGCCGAGGACTGGGAGCGGGCCGCCGCCTCGGCCAGGGGTTCGGCCGCCGAGCTGATCCGCGCGGTCGCGGCGGGCGGCCTGGTCCTGCACACCGGCGGCGAGGCCTCCCGGGCGGAACCTGCGGCGCTGCTCGCGGCGGCTCGGGGGCTGGGGTTGCGGGCGTGGGCGGCCACGCACAGTCCCCTGGGCCGCGACCGCTTCGGCGCCCTGCTCGAAGCCGCCCTGTCGAGCGCCCCCGGCGGCCCGTGGTCCGACGCCGAACCGTCCGACCGCACGACACAGGCCGACTCTCCCGACTCCTCCGGTTCCCCCGACTCCCCCGACTCCGGCCGGACCGTCGTCACCGTCGCCGGGCTCCTCTCCGGTGCCGAGGGGCCCGGTCGGGACGCCGACGGGGCGTTCGACCTCGATCTGCTCGTCGTGCTCGACGCGCCTCAGCTGGACGTCGAGTCGGCCGCGCTGCTCGTGGAGTCGTTGCCGGACGGGGCGCGGCTGGTGCTGGGCGGGGATCCGGCGGTGCTGTGGTCGGCGGGGCCCGGGCGGGTGTTCGCGGATCTGCTGGCCGCGCGGATCTGTCCGCAGGTCGCCTCGCGCAGGCCGGACCCCGGGCCCCTGGGCGAGCTGATCTCCGGGATCGGCATCGGCGAGCTGAACAAGGTCGAGGCCCCCGGCAAGGAGGTCGTGATCGTCCCGGTGCGGGACGCGGGCGAGGCCGTGCACCGGACCGTGCAGCTGGTCGCGGACTCCGTGCCGCGGGCGTTCGGGATCCCCGCGGAGGAGACCCAGGTGATCACCCCGGGCCACGGCGGCGCGGCGGGCACGCGCGCGCTCAACGCGGCCCTCAAGGAGCGCCTCAACCCCGGCCCCGGCCGCTTCGGCGGATTCGACCCCGGCGACCGCGTCGCCTACTCCCCCGTGCCGGGCCGTACGCTGCCGGGCCACGTGGTGCGGGCCGACGCGGAGGGCCTGCACCTGACCTGTGCCGGTGAGCCCGTGGTCGTACCGAAGGAGCGCGTGGAGCAGTCCGTACGGCACGGCTGGGCCATGACGGCACACCAGGCGGTGGGCGGCCGCTGGCCGGCGGTGGTGGCCGTACTGCCGGGCGACGCCGCTCAGACCCTGAGCCGCCCCTGGGTCTACACGGCGTTCGGCAGGGCGGACCGCCACCTCTCCGTGGTCCAGGGCGCCGAACAGGCGCTCCCCAGGGCGGTGGCCGAGATCCCGGCCAAGCCGCGGACGACCCGGCTGCCCACCCTTCTCGGAGCACCGGCGGCCACCTGA
- the chpH gene encoding chaplin ChpH — translation MIKKVVAAAAATGGLVLAGAGLAVADAGAQGAAVGSPGVLSGNVVQVPVHVPVNVCGNTVSVIGLLNPAFGNTCVNQ, via the coding sequence ATGATCAAGAAGGTCGTCGCCGCTGCGGCTGCCACTGGTGGCCTGGTTCTCGCGGGCGCGGGCCTTGCCGTCGCCGATGCGGGTGCTCAGGGTGCCGCTGTGGGTTCCCCGGGTGTGCTGTCCGGCAACGTCGTGCAGGTTCCCGTTCACGTCCCCGTGAACGTCTGCGGCAACACGGTCTCCGTGATCGGCCTGCTGAACCCCGCCTTCGGCAACACGTGCGTCAACCAGTGA
- a CDS encoding chaplin: MRQVTRKGLMTVAAATGVIAAAGGAAHADSGASGSSANSPGVLSGNTVSAPVHAPVNACGNTVDVVGVLNPAMGNSCANKGGGAPGGYGGPGGSAGHGGSHGGHGHGGHGGHGGHGGQGGQGGSGGSGGSHAGGHTGGSPGVGSGNHVEVPIDVPVNVCGNSVDVIGIGNPAMGNDCANGSGGGQHTPPGHQTPPGSPEQPGNPGAPGNPVEPGHPGSPATPPGAGGVTPGGGNHPGTQTVTQPLGSAQLARTGSDLPIGLVLPVGAGALLAGAVLYRKARASA, encoded by the coding sequence ATGCGACAAGTCACCCGCAAGGGCTTGATGACAGTGGCGGCCGCGACCGGCGTGATCGCCGCCGCAGGAGGCGCCGCCCACGCCGACTCGGGCGCGAGCGGATCGAGCGCGAACTCTCCCGGCGTGCTGTCGGGCAACACGGTGTCGGCGCCGGTGCACGCACCGGTGAACGCCTGCGGCAACACCGTGGACGTCGTCGGGGTCCTCAACCCCGCGATGGGCAACAGCTGCGCCAACAAGGGGGGCGGAGCGCCCGGCGGATACGGCGGCCCGGGCGGCTCCGCGGGACACGGCGGCAGTCACGGAGGGCACGGACACGGCGGTCACGGAGGCCACGGGGGTCACGGAGGCCAAGGCGGGCAGGGAGGCTCCGGCGGCTCCGGGGGCTCGCACGCCGGCGGTCACACCGGCGGCTCACCCGGCGTGGGCTCGGGCAACCACGTCGAGGTGCCGATCGACGTTCCCGTGAACGTCTGCGGCAACAGCGTCGACGTCATCGGTATCGGCAACCCCGCCATGGGCAACGACTGCGCGAACGGCTCCGGCGGCGGACAGCACACCCCGCCCGGCCACCAGACGCCCCCCGGATCGCCGGAACAGCCCGGCAACCCGGGCGCCCCCGGCAACCCGGTGGAGCCCGGCCACCCCGGTTCCCCGGCCACCCCGCCCGGAGCGGGCGGCGTGACCCCGGGCGGCGGCAACCACCCCGGAACCCAGACGGTCACCCAGCCCCTGGGCAGCGCGCAGCTCGCCCGGACCGGCAGCGACCTGCCCATCGGCCTGGTCCTCCCGGTGGGCGCCGGAGCGCTCCTGGCGGGCGCGGTGCTCTACCGCAAGGCACGGGCCTCGGCCTAG
- a CDS encoding DUF5703 family protein: MPEYEFVDVYVPRGVSRKDATRLLTDHAEYGHWELDRLSLMRDGSRRVRLRRRIIRQVRATW; this comes from the coding sequence ATGCCGGAATACGAATTTGTCGACGTGTACGTACCGCGGGGGGTCTCCCGCAAGGACGCCACACGTCTGCTGACGGACCATGCCGAGTACGGACACTGGGAGTTGGACCGACTGAGCCTCATGCGCGACGGCAGCCGCAGGGTGCGGTTGCGCCGGCGGATCATCCGCCAGGTGCGTGCCACGTGGTGA
- a CDS encoding M20/M25/M40 family metallo-hydrolase: protein MSDTDTARGVTGEDEVVDLCRELIRFDTSNYGDHSGPGERKAAEWVAEKLAEVGLDPQIFESHPGRASTVARIAGEDPSRPALLIHGHLDVVPANAQDWTHHPFSGEVADGCVWGRGAVDMKDMDAMTLAVVRDRLRSGRRPPRDIVLAFLADEEAGGTFGARHLVDNHPDLFEGVTEAISEVGGFSFTVNEQRRLYLIQTAEKGMHWMKLTVAGTAGHGSMIHRDNAITELSEAVARLGRHKFPVRVTKTTRAFLDELGDALGTELDPEDMEGTLARLGGIAKLIGATLSNTANPTQLGAGYKVNVIPGEATAHVDGRFLPGHEEEFLADLDKILGPKVRREDVHSDKAVETTFDGALVDAMQSALVAEDPAAKAIPYMLSGGTDAKSFDELGIRGFGFAPLKLPPELDFAGMFHGVDERVPVDGLKFGVRVLDRFIDAS from the coding sequence GTGAGCGACACGGACACGGCCAGGGGCGTCACCGGCGAGGACGAGGTCGTGGACCTCTGCCGCGAGCTCATCCGGTTCGACACCAGCAACTACGGCGACCACTCCGGGCCCGGGGAGCGCAAGGCGGCCGAATGGGTCGCGGAGAAGCTCGCCGAGGTGGGCCTGGACCCGCAGATCTTCGAGTCCCACCCGGGCCGCGCCTCGACGGTGGCCCGGATCGCGGGTGAGGACCCGTCCCGGCCCGCCCTGCTGATCCACGGCCACCTCGACGTCGTACCGGCCAACGCGCAGGACTGGACCCACCACCCCTTCTCGGGCGAGGTCGCCGACGGGTGCGTGTGGGGCCGCGGCGCCGTCGACATGAAGGACATGGACGCGATGACCCTGGCGGTCGTCCGCGACCGGCTGCGCAGCGGGCGCAGGCCGCCCAGGGACATCGTCCTCGCCTTCCTCGCCGACGAGGAGGCGGGCGGCACGTTCGGCGCCCGGCACCTCGTCGACAACCACCCGGACCTCTTCGAGGGCGTCACCGAGGCGATCAGCGAGGTCGGCGGCTTCTCCTTCACGGTCAACGAGCAGCGCAGGCTCTATCTGATCCAGACGGCCGAGAAGGGCATGCACTGGATGAAGCTGACCGTGGCCGGCACCGCCGGGCACGGCTCGATGATCCACCGGGACAACGCCATCACCGAGCTGTCGGAGGCCGTCGCCCGGCTCGGCCGGCACAAGTTCCCGGTCCGGGTCACCAAGACCACCCGCGCCTTCCTCGACGAGCTCGGCGACGCCCTCGGCACCGAGCTGGACCCGGAGGACATGGAGGGCACGCTCGCCCGGCTCGGCGGCATCGCCAAGCTCATCGGCGCGACCCTCAGCAACACCGCCAATCCCACCCAGCTCGGCGCCGGCTACAAGGTCAACGTCATCCCGGGCGAGGCCACCGCACACGTCGACGGGCGCTTCCTGCCCGGCCACGAGGAGGAGTTCCTCGCCGACCTCGACAAGATCCTCGGCCCCAAGGTCAGGCGCGAGGACGTGCACTCCGACAAGGCCGTCGAGACCACCTTCGACGGTGCGCTCGTGGACGCCATGCAGTCCGCGCTGGTCGCCGAGGACCCGGCCGCCAAGGCGATCCCCTACATGCTCTCCGGCGGCACCGACGCCAAGTCCTTCGACGAGCTCGGCATCCGCGGCTTCGGCTTCGCGCCGCTCAAGCTGCCCCCGGAGCTGGACTTCGCCGGCATGTTCCACGGCGTCGACGAGCGGGTGCCGGTGGACGGGCTGAAATTCGGTGTGCGCGTTCTCGACCGGTTCATCGACGCGAGCTGA